The Roseovarius sp. EL26 genome has a window encoding:
- the purC gene encoding phosphoribosylaminoimidazolesuccinocarboxamide synthase yields MARRKKIYEGKAKTLYEGPEPGTIVQYFKDDATAFNAEKKAVIEGKGVLNNFLSEYFMTGLTNIGVPTHFLKRINMREQLVRSCEIVPLEVIVRNYAAGTMAKRLGLEEGTQLPRPIVEYCLKDDALGDPLVTEEHIAAFGWASQQDMDDILSLALRVNDFMAGVLYGVGIRLIDFKIEVGRVYDGEFQRLIVADEISPDSCRLWDIETGQKLDKDVFRRDLGSLTDAYTEVAKRLGVLPKGATPMARPTLIN; encoded by the coding sequence ATGGCACGGCGCAAGAAAATTTACGAAGGCAAAGCCAAGACCCTTTATGAGGGCCCTGAGCCAGGAACAATTGTTCAGTATTTTAAGGATGATGCGACCGCTTTTAACGCCGAGAAAAAGGCTGTCATCGAAGGAAAGGGCGTTCTGAACAACTTCCTTTCTGAGTATTTCATGACCGGCCTAACCAATATTGGTGTTCCGACGCACTTTCTGAAGCGTATCAATATGCGTGAGCAGCTGGTGCGCTCGTGCGAGATTGTGCCGCTCGAAGTGATCGTGCGCAACTATGCCGCTGGAACCATGGCCAAACGTCTGGGTCTGGAAGAGGGCACGCAATTGCCGCGCCCGATCGTTGAATATTGCCTGAAAGACGATGCCCTTGGGGACCCGCTGGTCACTGAAGAGCATATCGCCGCATTCGGTTGGGCCAGCCAACAGGATATGGATGATATCCTGAGCCTTGCGCTGCGGGTGAATGATTTCATGGCTGGCGTTCTGTACGGCGTTGGTATCCGTCTGATCGATTTCAAAATCGAAGTTGGCCGGGTTTATGACGGTGAATTCCAACGCTTGATCGTGGCTGATGAAATTAGCCCAGATAGCTGCCGCCTGTGGGATATCGAGACAGGTCAGAAGCTGGACAAGGACGTGTTTCGCCGTGATTTGGGCAGTCTGACGGATGCCTATACCGAAGTGGCCAAACGTCTGGGCGTTCTGCCCAAGGGCGCCACACCGATGGCACGGCCGACACTGATCAACTGA
- a CDS encoding DUF1476 domain-containing protein yields MTTFDEREQAYENKFAHDEEMNFKAEARRNKLLGLWAAELLGKSGDDADTYAMEVVRSDFEEQGHEDVVRKVTGDLGDLADANTIRAKMAELLATAREQVLSETDI; encoded by the coding sequence ATGACAACCTTTGACGAACGTGAACAAGCCTACGAAAACAAGTTTGCCCACGACGAAGAGATGAACTTCAAGGCCGAAGCCCGCCGCAACAAGCTCTTGGGGCTCTGGGCCGCTGAATTACTGGGCAAATCAGGCGACGACGCAGATACTTATGCGATGGAGGTCGTGCGCTCAGATTTCGAAGAACAAGGCCACGAAGACGTGGTGCGCAAGGTCACAGGCGACCTTGGTGATCTGGCTGACGCTAACACCATCCGCGCCAAAATGGCCGAACTGCTCGCCACCGCCCGCGAGCAGGTGCTGAGCGAAACCGATATCTAA
- the purQ gene encoding phosphoribosylformylglycinamidine synthase subunit PurQ, whose protein sequence is MHAAVIVFPGSNCDRDMAVALEKAGAKVSMIWHKDAELPSDVDVVGIPGGFSFGDYLRCGAIAANSPICRSVIAHAERGGFVLGICNGFQVLTETGLLPGVLLRNAKLKYICKNVELKVENTSNAFTSAYEAGQSITVPIAHHDGNYFADAETLAQLNGEGRVAFRYAENPNGAIEDIAGILSPNKRVLGMMPHPERMADPVHGATDGAGLFDGLVGQLTNA, encoded by the coding sequence ATGCATGCTGCCGTCATCGTTTTCCCCGGATCTAACTGTGATCGGGATATGGCCGTGGCCTTGGAAAAGGCCGGTGCAAAGGTTTCGATGATCTGGCACAAGGATGCAGAACTGCCCTCGGATGTTGATGTGGTTGGCATCCCTGGTGGATTTTCCTTTGGGGATTATCTGCGTTGTGGTGCGATTGCGGCCAACTCGCCGATTTGCCGGTCTGTGATTGCGCATGCGGAACGTGGCGGCTTTGTTCTGGGGATTTGCAACGGCTTTCAGGTGTTGACAGAAACGGGGCTACTGCCCGGTGTTTTATTACGCAATGCCAAGTTGAAGTACATCTGCAAAAACGTTGAATTAAAAGTGGAAAACACGAGCAATGCCTTCACCTCAGCCTATGAGGCGGGGCAGAGCATTACAGTTCCGATTGCCCACCACGATGGCAACTATTTTGCGGACGCTGAGACATTGGCGCAATTGAACGGCGAAGGTCGCGTTGCGTTCCGGTACGCGGAAAATCCGAACGGTGCGATTGAAGATATCGCTGGCATTCTGTCGCCGAACAAACGGGTTTTGGGCATGATGCCTCACCCCGAGCGGATGGCAGACCCTGTACATGGGGCCACCGATGGGGCTGGATTGTTTGACGGATTGGTTGGTCAGCTGACCAACGCCTGA
- the purS gene encoding phosphoribosylformylglycinamidine synthase subunit PurS has protein sequence MKARVHVMLKEGVLDPQGEAVRHALGALGFDGVEGVRQGKVIELELADIDAETARAQVGEMCEKLLANTVIESYQVEIG, from the coding sequence ATGAAGGCACGCGTGCATGTGATGCTCAAAGAGGGTGTTCTGGATCCACAAGGCGAGGCCGTGCGTCACGCGCTTGGTGCGCTTGGGTTTGACGGCGTCGAAGGTGTTCGCCAAGGCAAGGTGATCGAGCTGGAACTGGCTGATATCGATGCCGAAACCGCCCGTGCGCAAGTGGGTGAGATGTGCGAAAAGCTGCTCGCCAATACTGTAATTGAAAGCTACCAAGTGGAGATTGGCTGA
- a CDS encoding ATP-binding protein: MTDNNTPATPEKAHTIGWRARAALLILVGIFIVIILVTNSLLTDRFTENTRNRAELRLALYSGNLLSELRQNAIVPQLLARDPTLISALSTSDYSQSTQRLISFNEEIGAASLSLLDKDGRTVASTERNSLGEIHRQSPYYIEAIRSKDTIFKVLQDETGLFRFFYSRAIKSQNTPAGVIVVEVDLQKYERAWAGISDAVVVTDSEGRVILATEPRWRGLTETDALAREPVSSAIQRAIQATADWSSLPPDAYVEGQGVMRIEGRVAFRGWRIASFTTFASIREKVNGVLALEIMVFAILLAAAFYLLNRKITVRMALFQRESAELRALNARLQREIAERQRVQETLAVAEQTLAQSSKLAALGEMSAAVSHELNQPLAAMKIYLSGAKLLMERNRPEEAISSFQRIDDLIERMGAITKQLKSYARRAGDAFVPVNMGDALSSALAMMEPQLRQRKVNITRSEPDEPVIVMGDRLRIEQVIINLLRNAMDATQVTRDAEVDILLAAGETAVLTVRDNGHGIEDIDNLFEPFYTTKQPGDGVGLGLAISSGIVNDLGGRLTARDAAQGGAVFEMQLPILPEETQAAE; the protein is encoded by the coding sequence ATGACTGATAACAATACACCTGCAACGCCTGAAAAGGCGCATACCATTGGATGGCGTGCGCGTGCGGCGTTGCTGATATTGGTCGGCATATTTATCGTGATCATTCTGGTCACCAATTCACTGTTGACCGACAGGTTCACGGAAAACACTCGCAATAGGGCCGAGCTGCGGTTGGCGCTGTACAGTGGGAACCTGTTGAGCGAATTGCGACAAAACGCAATTGTGCCGCAGTTGTTAGCGCGTGATCCTACCTTGATCAGCGCATTGTCCACCTCAGATTATAGCCAGTCCACGCAACGGTTGATTTCATTTAACGAAGAAATTGGCGCAGCGTCGTTGTCTTTGCTGGATAAAGACGGTCGTACGGTGGCTTCGACCGAGCGTAATTCACTGGGCGAGATCCACCGGCAGTCGCCATATTATATTGAAGCTATCCGTTCAAAGGACACGATTTTTAAGGTTCTGCAGGATGAAACCGGACTTTTCCGGTTCTTCTACTCTCGTGCCATCAAAAGCCAAAATACTCCGGCAGGTGTTATTGTGGTTGAGGTCGATTTACAAAAATATGAACGGGCTTGGGCGGGCATTTCGGATGCTGTTGTGGTCACCGATAGTGAGGGTCGGGTCATTCTGGCGACAGAACCCCGTTGGCGCGGGTTGACGGAAACTGATGCGTTGGCGCGCGAACCGGTTAGCAGCGCCATCCAGCGCGCCATTCAGGCTACGGCTGATTGGAGTTCACTGCCGCCCGACGCTTATGTCGAAGGGCAGGGCGTGATGCGGATTGAAGGGCGCGTAGCCTTTCGCGGGTGGCGGATCGCCAGCTTTACCACATTTGCCAGCATCCGGGAAAAAGTGAATGGAGTTCTGGCCTTAGAGATTATGGTCTTCGCGATTCTTCTGGCGGCAGCATTCTATTTACTGAACCGTAAAATCACGGTTCGCATGGCTTTGTTCCAACGCGAGTCGGCAGAGCTTCGCGCATTGAATGCCCGGCTGCAGCGGGAAATTGCCGAACGCCAGCGGGTGCAAGAGACCCTCGCCGTGGCTGAGCAGACGCTCGCACAGAGCTCAAAACTTGCAGCTTTGGGGGAAATGTCAGCCGCCGTAAGTCATGAGTTGAACCAGCCTTTGGCGGCGATGAAAATCTATCTTTCGGGGGCAAAGCTGCTGATGGAGCGTAACCGTCCGGAAGAGGCGATTTCGTCGTTTCAACGCATTGATGACCTGATTGAGCGGATGGGCGCCATCACAAAGCAGCTTAAGTCTTATGCGCGTCGCGCAGGAGATGCGTTTGTGCCTGTAAATATGGGTGATGCGCTCAGTTCAGCGTTGGCTATGATGGAACCACAGTTGCGCCAACGTAAGGTGAATATCACCCGATCCGAGCCCGATGAGCCAGTGATTGTCATGGGGGACAGGTTGCGGATTGAACAGGTCATCATCAACCTGTTGCGCAACGCAATGGACGCCACACAGGTCACCCGTGATGCAGAGGTTGATATCTTGTTGGCCGCTGGCGAAACAGCAGTTCTAACCGTGCGTGACAATGGCCATGGGATTGAGGATATAGATAACCTTTTTGAGCCATTTTATACGACCAAGCAGCCCGGTGATGGTGTGGGGTTGGGGCTTGCCATTTCTTCAGGTATCGTGAACGACCTTGGTGGAAGATTAACCGCCCGCGATGCGGCACAGGGCGGGGCTGTATTTGAGATGCAGCTACCGATCTTGCCAGAAGAAACGCAGGCAGCGGAGTAG